A stretch of DNA from Staphylococcus sp. KG4-3:
TGTTATATGTTGATGATCAAGCGAAGTCAGTTGAATTTTGGACCGATATTTTAGGATTTGTTATAATTTCTGAAGAAGAAATGGCAGAAGGTTTTAAAGCAGTAGAAGTGGCACCAAATCATAATGTTGAAACATCAATTTTAATTATTGAAAAAGAGTTTATGGAAAAATACAGTCCTGAAGTAAGTGTTACAACTCCATCTCTAATGTTCAAAGAAAAGAATCTTGATGCATTGTATGAAAAATTAAAAGAAAAAGGCTTAACAGGTCATGAGATAATTGAAATGTCAGGTACAAGAGTGTTTAATTTCCAAGATGGTCAAGGCAATTATTTCGCAGTGAGTGACTAAATAATTGTACTAAGTTATAGAAAAAAGAGTGCTTTTTATGAATTATCAAAAATCATAAGAAGTGCTCTTTAATTTTATGTGAAAATTTTAGTGAATGATTACTGCGTTATTTCTAATATATTGAGTCCTTCGGATTCATTAGGTTCTTCAAAATACTGGCTAACATAATTAAACGTTTCTAATGTGTCAAAATTAACTCTTTCAGGATTTTCAATATTTCGTTGTTTTAACCTTTGTAAACATGTTTCGTCTGATATATTTAGATAAATGAGTTTATGACTAACCTGGATTTCTGAAGTCATATTGCTAAACCACTTTCGTTGTTTTTGAGTGTTGCCTGGAAAATCCATGACCACATTTGTACCAACTCTTAATAAATTTTGAACGTGATTTTTAATAAAAGGTTTAATACAATTTGAATAAGTTAAGTAATCATCAAATGTCTTTATTTGATTTGGATAAAACTGTTCAAGAATTTCATCTTCTGATAATAGTACGGCATTTTTATCTTTAGCTATTTTTTTAGCAGTCGTTGATTTACCAGCACCCATTTTACTAGCGAAAAAGTATAATGTAGCAAAGTATTCCATTACGTTACCTCCGTTTATATTTTGTGATAATAGTTTTAGTATAAAGAATTAATGAAATAAGTTATAGTGAAAATTAAAGTTACATAATAATTATAATAAACAAAGGGGCTTTGTATGTTTAAGTATATTTTTAAAATCAGTACGTTTTTAATAGTAGCAATATTATACATATTTGGAATAAATCAATCTAGTAATGCTTCAGCTGCTACAAATGCTACACAGCAAGATGCAATTAATCATGTTGAAACTTTAAACGGTCAAGGTTGGGATTATGATTCAGAGTATGGATGGCAATGCTTCGATCTTGTAAATGAACAGTGGGATTATTTATATGGTCATGGGTTAAAGGGTGATTATGCAAAAGATATTCCAGAAGAAAATAATTTTATAGGTGAAGCGACAGTTTATGAAAATACACCTAATTTTAAAGCAACTGCAGGCGATATTGTAGTATTTAATGAAAATTATGGTGAAGGTGCTGGTCATACAGCAATTGTAACTAACGGCAATTATGATGGTAATTATCTTCAATTTCAATCATTAGACCAAAATTGGGAAGGCGGTGGTGAAGATAAAACTGAGGTTGCGCATAAGGTCGTTCATGATTATGAATCAGAATTGGTATTTATTCGACCGCATTATAATAAATAAAGGACTAAGTAAAAATTAATAATAAGACAGAAATCGAATCATAATCTTCAATTTTAGTTTTTAAATATGTAGACATTTTACTGTAAGTTCTAAAAGCATACAGGATTAGGTGTGATTCTTATTTTGACGGGCATTAAAATCTTAATTTTTTAATTTAGATTGATGTCCCGTTTTTTTGATTTTTAACTGAATAT
This window harbors:
- a CDS encoding CHAP domain-containing protein, which encodes MFKYIFKISTFLIVAILYIFGINQSSNASAATNATQQDAINHVETLNGQGWDYDSEYGWQCFDLVNEQWDYLYGHGLKGDYAKDIPEENNFIGEATVYENTPNFKATAGDIVVFNENYGEGAGHTAIVTNGNYDGNYLQFQSLDQNWEGGGEDKTEVAHKVVHDYESELVFIRPHYNK
- a CDS encoding VOC family protein translates to MEKLNQVMLYVDDQAKSVEFWTDILGFVIISEEEMAEGFKAVEVAPNHNVETSILIIEKEFMEKYSPEVSVTTPSLMFKEKNLDALYEKLKEKGLTGHEIIEMSGTRVFNFQDGQGNYFAVSD
- a CDS encoding ATP-binding protein, translated to MEYFATLYFFASKMGAGKSTTAKKIAKDKNAVLLSEDEILEQFYPNQIKTFDDYLTYSNCIKPFIKNHVQNLLRVGTNVVMDFPGNTQKQRKWFSNMTSEIQVSHKLIYLNISDETCLQRLKQRNIENPERVNFDTLETFNYVSQYFEEPNESEGLNILEITQ